A stretch of DNA from Deltaproteobacteria bacterium:
GCGCGTGGCTCGAGACCAGGACGGCGCGCTCGGCGCCGAGGGCGCGGATCAGCCCGCGCATGTCGGCGCGTCTCTCCGGGTCGAGCCCGGCCGTCGGCTCGTCGAGGAGGAGCGCGGGCGGATCGCCGACCAGCGCGAAGGCGAGGCCGACCCGCTGCCGGACGCCCTTGGAGAGCGCCCCGATGCGCCGCCGGGCCACCGCCGCGAGCCCGGTGCGCTCGAGGACGTCCGCCACCGCCGCACGGCGCGCCCGGGCGGCGCCCACGTCCTTCATGCCGGCCGCGAAGTCGAGCAGGCCCGCGACCGTCATCTCGAGGTGGAGCGCGGGCCGCTCGGGCGCGTAGCCGAGCCGGCGGCGCGCGGCGAGCGGTGCCCGCACGACGTCGTGCCCGTCGATGAGCGCCTGCCCGCTGGTGGGCGGGAAGACGCCGGCCAGGATGCGGAGCGTGGTCGTCTTCCCGGCGCCGTTCGGACCGAGGAACCCCACCACCTCGCCCCGCGCGACCGCGAGCGAGACGTCCTCGATGGCGGCGCGGCCGCCGAAGCGCTTCGCGAGCTGCCGGGCCTCGATCACCCGACGGCGAGCCGCACGGGCTCGCGCTCCGGGGCGCGGGTGCGGCGGCGGAGGAGGAAGCGCGGGCGGACGATCTTCATCCAGGCCGGCACGATCA
This window harbors:
- a CDS encoding ABC transporter ATP-binding protein — protein: DRAGLDEDRPPALPPPPPHPRPGARARAARRRVIEARQLAKRFGGRAAIEDVSLAVARGEVVGFLGPNGAGKTTTLRILAGVFPPTSGQALIDGHDVVRAPLAARRRLGYAPERPALHLEMTVAGLLDFAAGMKDVGAARARRAAVADVLERTGLAAVARRRIGALSKGVRQRVGLAFALVGDPPALLLDEPTAGLDPERRADMRGLIRALGAERAVLVSSHALAEVGTLCDRVVILHRGRVLFADTPARLAARLRPTSRIEVEAAAPAGALAATLAAVPGVRRVDLVTQTNGHARCRVEVEPGRDPRAELAARVTSSGWGLLALAPVETSLEEAFLALVASQEGSQR